Proteins encoded in a region of the Streptomyces sp. NBC_00513 genome:
- a CDS encoding DUF6278 family protein — translation MNIPFLDNWLNRNEKERGAGLAAALVDDPEGVAELFSECEMLRAQARSAGLELDGSPASLEALDQLMPRWRRDPEAVPWLGNDAGFYLGTVIIRTIPGTVWQVWPNGQPVIRLASGRELNVVESGVSWAMTGSPELSQAYAEASEG, via the coding sequence ATGAACATCCCCTTCCTGGACAACTGGCTGAACCGGAACGAGAAGGAACGGGGGGCGGGACTCGCCGCCGCCCTCGTGGATGATCCCGAGGGCGTCGCCGAGTTGTTCTCGGAGTGCGAGATGCTGCGCGCCCAGGCCCGCTCGGCAGGGCTCGAACTCGACGGGAGCCCGGCTTCGTTGGAGGCGCTCGACCAGCTGATGCCCCGCTGGCGACGGGACCCCGAGGCCGTGCCGTGGCTGGGCAACGACGCCGGCTTCTACCTCGGGACCGTGATCATCCGCACCATCCCGGGCACCGTCTGGCAGGTGTGGCCGAACGGGCAGCCGGTGATCCGGCTGGCCTCGGGCCGGGAGCTGAACGTGGTCGAGTCCGGGGTGTCGTGGGCGATGACCGGATCCCCGGAGTTGTCCCAGGCGTACGCCGAGGCCTCGGAGGGCTGA
- a CDS encoding amino acid ABC transporter ATP-binding protein: MAVDPLIELRDVNKHFGQLHVLQDINLTVGRGEVVVIIGPSGSGKSTLCRAINRLETIESGAITLDGKPLPAEGKELAGLRAEVGMVFQSFNLFAHKTVLANVSLAQVKVRKRKKDEADKRSRELLDRVGLADQAEKYPAQLSGGQQQRVAIARALAMSPKALLFDEPTSALDPEMINEVLEVMQQLAAEGMTMVVVTHEMGFARSAANRVVFMADGKIIEDRTPEDFFTAPESDRARDFLSKILKH, encoded by the coding sequence ATGGCCGTCGATCCGTTGATCGAGCTGCGGGACGTCAACAAGCACTTCGGGCAGTTGCACGTGCTCCAAGACATCAACCTCACCGTCGGCCGCGGGGAGGTGGTGGTGATCATCGGCCCCTCCGGTTCCGGCAAATCGACCCTGTGTCGGGCCATCAACCGGCTGGAGACCATCGAGTCGGGAGCGATCACGCTCGACGGGAAGCCGCTGCCGGCCGAGGGCAAGGAGCTGGCGGGACTGCGCGCCGAGGTGGGCATGGTCTTCCAGTCCTTCAACCTCTTCGCGCACAAGACCGTCCTCGCCAACGTCTCGCTCGCGCAGGTCAAGGTCAGGAAGCGCAAGAAGGACGAGGCCGACAAGCGCTCCCGCGAGCTGCTGGACCGGGTGGGCCTCGCCGACCAGGCCGAGAAGTACCCCGCCCAGCTCTCCGGCGGCCAACAACAGCGCGTGGCCATCGCCCGTGCCCTCGCCATGAGCCCCAAGGCCCTGCTCTTCGACGAGCCCACGTCGGCGCTCGACCCGGAGATGATCAACGAGGTGCTGGAGGTCATGCAGCAGCTGGCCGCGGAGGGCATGACCATGGTCGTGGTCACCCATGAGATGGGCTTCGCCCGCTCCGCCGCCAACCGCGTGGTGTTCATGGCCGACGGAAAGATCATCGAGGACCGCACCCCGGAGGACTTCTTCACCGCTCCCGAGAGCGACCGGGCCCGGGACTTCCTCTCCAAGATCCTCAAGCACTGA
- a CDS encoding glutamate ABC transporter substrate-binding protein has protein sequence MTLSRRSRRSRRSRLPGVLLALALLASAVGCGKDGSPPVKGPQPEDLPTYKVATDFTLPESPTWQRAKKRGHLVVGAKEDQPYMGEKDPASGRYSGFDIEIAKMMSASLGFDPKTIEFKTIASANRETALQNGQIDYYVGTYTINDNRKKQVGFAGPYFMAGQSLLVRKDEKDIKGPGDLAGKKVCSAAGSTPYQRLQKEHPEAVLVSYDTYSVCVDNLLTYQVDAVSTDDSILLGYAAKVPDELKVVGEPFSKEPYGIGVPRGDNALRFALDDALAENEKNGNWKKAYEATLGLSGEPAPTPPPIDRYPAS, from the coding sequence GTGACGCTCTCCCGTCGATCCCGTCGATCCCGTCGATCCCGCCTGCCCGGGGTCCTCCTCGCCCTCGCCCTGCTCGCCTCCGCGGTCGGCTGCGGCAAGGACGGCAGCCCACCCGTCAAGGGGCCCCAGCCGGAGGACCTGCCCACTTACAAGGTCGCCACCGACTTCACCCTGCCCGAGTCCCCGACCTGGCAGCGGGCCAAGAAGCGCGGGCACCTCGTCGTCGGCGCCAAGGAGGACCAGCCGTACATGGGGGAGAAGGACCCCGCGAGTGGCCGCTACTCCGGCTTCGACATCGAGATCGCCAAGATGATGTCCGCCTCCCTCGGCTTCGACCCCAAGACGATCGAGTTCAAGACGATCGCCTCCGCCAACCGCGAGACCGCCCTGCAGAACGGGCAGATCGACTACTACGTCGGCACCTACACGATCAACGACAACCGCAAGAAGCAGGTCGGCTTCGCCGGCCCCTACTTCATGGCCGGCCAGTCCCTCCTCGTGCGCAAGGACGAGAAGGACATCAAGGGCCCCGGGGACCTCGCCGGCAAGAAGGTCTGCTCCGCGGCGGGCTCCACCCCCTACCAGCGCCTCCAGAAGGAACACCCCGAGGCCGTGCTGGTCTCCTACGACACCTACTCCGTCTGCGTGGACAACCTGCTCACCTACCAGGTCGACGCCGTCTCCACCGACGACTCGATCCTCCTCGGCTACGCCGCCAAGGTCCCCGACGAACTGAAGGTCGTCGGCGAGCCCTTCTCCAAGGAGCCCTACGGGATCGGTGTCCCGCGCGGCGACAACGCCCTGCGCTTCGCCCTCGACGACGCCCTGGCGGAGAACGAGAAGAACGGCAACTGGAAGAAGGCGTACGAGGCCACGCTCGGCCTGTCCGGCGAGCCCGCCCCGACGCCACCACCCATCGACCGCTACCCGGCGAGCTGA
- a CDS encoding amino acid ABC transporter permease: MDVLTENFAIYGKGFLGTLQLTFYASLLALVLGFVMCSFRVAPVGSLRVFGTVWVTVLRNTPLTLLFFAVLLGLPRFGIVLPFQLFAILALGCYTSAFICEVLRSGINTVPKGQGEAARSLGMSFDQTLGTVVLPQAFRSVIPPIGSTLIALAKNSAIAGAFSVNELLGTYKTLNELGYSIIWTFVWIAVGYLIITLSISVLFHVLEKRFGVAR; encoded by the coding sequence ATGGACGTACTCACCGAGAACTTCGCGATCTACGGCAAGGGATTCCTCGGGACCCTGCAACTCACCTTCTACGCCTCCCTCCTCGCCCTGGTCCTGGGCTTCGTGATGTGCTCCTTCCGGGTCGCGCCCGTCGGATCCCTCCGGGTCTTCGGCACGGTCTGGGTCACCGTGCTGCGCAACACCCCGCTCACCCTGCTGTTCTTCGCGGTGCTGCTGGGCCTGCCGCGCTTCGGCATCGTGCTGCCCTTCCAGCTCTTCGCGATCCTCGCGCTCGGCTGCTACACCTCCGCGTTCATCTGCGAGGTGCTGCGCTCCGGCATCAACACCGTGCCCAAGGGGCAGGGCGAGGCGGCCCGGAGCCTGGGGATGTCCTTCGACCAGACCCTCGGCACGGTGGTGCTGCCCCAGGCCTTCCGCTCCGTGATCCCGCCCATCGGTTCCACGCTGATCGCCCTCGCCAAGAACTCGGCCATCGCGGGCGCCTTCAGCGTCAACGAGCTGCTGGGCACCTACAAGACCCTCAACGAGCTGGGCTACAGCATCATCTGGACCTTCGTCTGGATCGCCGTGGGCTACCTGATCATCACCCTGTCCATCAGCGTTCTCTTCCACGTGCTCGAAAAGCGGTTCGGAGTCGCCCGATGA
- a CDS encoding amino acid ABC transporter permease, with protein MTAHTLHGDLESNALYDIPGPRARRRHFLYGVVSTALILLVLGWILYLLFDTDQFTAAKWTPFEYKGIQELLLRGLGNTLKAFAYASVLSLALGAVLATGRMSIHRPVRWLATLCVEFFRAMPVLVMIFFIFVALKVQPLPALVAGLTLYNGSVLAEVFRTGINSVEKGQREAAYALGMRKTQVMTFVLAPQAVRAMLPTIISQLVVALKDTSLGYLITYEEFLHAGKLIASNLDYDLPFIPVVMIISPIYIGMCMLLSWFATWVARRQRRNPKTEAVTVAPAEPGTALPGGRT; from the coding sequence ATGACCGCGCACACGCTCCACGGGGACCTGGAGTCCAACGCCCTCTACGACATCCCCGGTCCTCGGGCCCGGCGCCGGCACTTCCTCTACGGGGTCGTCTCCACGGCGCTGATCCTGTTGGTGCTCGGCTGGATCCTCTACCTGCTCTTCGACACCGACCAGTTCACCGCCGCCAAGTGGACCCCCTTCGAGTACAAGGGCATCCAGGAACTGCTGCTCAGAGGGCTCGGAAACACCCTCAAGGCCTTCGCGTACGCCTCCGTGCTCTCGCTCGCGCTGGGCGCGGTGCTGGCCACCGGACGGATGTCGATCCACCGTCCGGTGCGCTGGCTCGCCACGCTGTGCGTGGAGTTCTTCCGGGCGATGCCCGTCCTGGTGATGATCTTCTTCATCTTCGTCGCGCTGAAGGTCCAGCCGCTGCCGGCGCTGGTGGCGGGGCTGACCCTCTACAACGGCTCGGTGTTGGCGGAGGTCTTCCGCACGGGGATCAACTCGGTCGAGAAGGGACAGCGCGAGGCCGCGTACGCCCTGGGCATGCGCAAGACCCAGGTGATGACCTTCGTCCTGGCCCCGCAGGCGGTCCGGGCGATGCTGCCCACGATCATCAGCCAGCTCGTGGTGGCCCTGAAGGACACCTCGCTGGGCTACCTGATCACCTACGAGGAGTTCCTGCACGCGGGCAAGCTGATCGCCTCGAACCTGGACTACGACCTGCCGTTCATCCCGGTCGTCATGATCATCTCTCCCATCTACATCGGCATGTGCATGCTGCTGTCCTGGTTCGCCACCTGGGTGGCGCGACGGCAGCGGCGCAATCCGAAGACCGAGGCGGTCACCGTCGCCCCGGCCGAACCGGGAACGGCGCTGCCGGGCGGACGCACGTAG
- a CDS encoding CocE/NonD family hydrolase, with product MVRTTSTAAAAATVAAVLAATALGLAPHQAQAAPVTGPTATSDASSELRFHDIPGSGGITLKGNVFTPAGAGAGAKYPLIVLPTSWGLPQIEYVAQAKKLADSGYVVVSYTSRGFWLSGGQIETAGPADTADVSAVIDWALANTPADAARVGLGGVSYGAGISLLASARDPRIKAVVALSGWADIVESIYSGRTQHRQAAGMLGVAGRITGRPGPELQQILDDFLDSRLDREQQMIDWGKKRSAAYEVDRINTNGAAIMLGNAWGDTIFPPNQYADFFEKLTGPKRLEFRPGDHATAEATGLFGLPNDTWTNAHRWFDRYLKGERNGVDSEAPVQIKSRSTEGYEGYPDWKSVGSGGTQRLPLSDSEHVFANVDSGANGGTLFLSSILDQFVKAPPVASIPLLPRAFAAVWQSDRHDAVRRVRGTVKVHTTVTPTKADGTFVAYLYDVGPLGLGKLVSNAPYTFHGKTPNQAFGVDLDLFSTAYDVPAGHRLALVVDTVDPLYIEHNPTGAQLTFSSPRTDPSYVSVPLREQ from the coding sequence ATGGTCCGCACCACCAGCACCGCGGCGGCCGCAGCGACCGTGGCGGCCGTGCTCGCGGCGACCGCCCTGGGCCTGGCCCCCCACCAGGCCCAGGCGGCGCCCGTCACCGGGCCCACCGCCACCTCCGACGCCTCGTCGGAACTGCGCTTCCACGACATCCCCGGCTCCGGCGGCATCACCCTCAAGGGCAACGTCTTCACTCCCGCGGGCGCCGGGGCCGGCGCGAAGTACCCGCTGATCGTGCTGCCCACCAGCTGGGGCCTGCCGCAGATCGAGTACGTCGCGCAGGCCAAGAAGCTCGCCGACTCCGGTTACGTCGTGGTCAGTTACACCTCCCGCGGCTTCTGGCTCTCCGGCGGGCAGATCGAGACGGCCGGTCCCGCGGACACCGCCGACGTCTCCGCCGTCATCGACTGGGCCCTCGCCAACACCCCGGCCGACGCCGCACGCGTCGGTCTCGGCGGGGTCTCCTACGGCGCGGGCATCAGCCTGCTCGCCTCGGCCCGCGACCCCCGGATCAAGGCCGTGGTCGCGCTCAGCGGCTGGGCCGACATCGTCGAGTCGATCTACTCCGGCCGCACCCAGCACCGCCAGGCGGCCGGGATGCTCGGCGTCGCCGGGCGGATCACCGGCCGCCCCGGCCCCGAACTCCAGCAGATCCTGGACGACTTCCTCGACTCCCGGCTGGATCGCGAACAGCAGATGATCGACTGGGGCAAGAAGCGCTCCGCCGCCTACGAGGTGGACCGCATCAACACCAACGGCGCCGCGATCATGCTGGGCAACGCCTGGGGGGACACCATCTTCCCGCCCAACCAGTACGCGGACTTCTTCGAGAAGCTGACCGGCCCCAAGCGCCTGGAGTTCCGTCCCGGCGACCACGCCACCGCCGAGGCCACCGGCCTGTTCGGGCTCCCCAACGACACCTGGACCAACGCCCACCGCTGGTTCGACCGCTACCTCAAGGGCGAGCGCAACGGCGTGGACTCCGAGGCCCCGGTACAGATCAAGTCCCGCAGCACCGAAGGCTACGAGGGCTACCCCGACTGGAAGTCGGTCGGCTCGGGCGGAACGCAGCGGCTGCCGCTCTCCGACAGCGAGCACGTGTTCGCCAACGTCGACTCCGGCGCCAACGGCGGCACCCTCTTCCTCTCCAGCATCCTCGACCAGTTCGTCAAGGCGCCCCCGGTCGCCTCCATCCCGCTCCTCCCCCGCGCCTTCGCGGCCGTCTGGCAGTCGGACCGCCACGACGCGGTCCGCAGGGTCCGCGGCACGGTCAAGGTGCACACCACCGTCACGCCCACCAAGGCGGACGGCACCTTCGTCGCCTACCTCTACGACGTCGGCCCGCTCGGCCTCGGCAAGCTGGTCAGCAACGCCCCGTACACCTTCCACGGGAAGACCCCCAACCAGGCCTTCGGGGTGGACCTCGACCTCTTCTCCACCGCCTACGACGTCCCGGCCGGCCATCGGCTCGCCCTGGTCGTGGACACCGTCGACCCGCTCTACATCGAGCACAACCCCACCGGCGCGCAGCTGACCTTCTCCTCGCCGCGCACCGATCCCTCGTACGTCTCGGTGCCGCTGCGCGAGCAGTGA
- a CDS encoding Ig-like domain-containing protein, with protein sequence MSRTRRIDLSRRHLTRARGRTAALAGAAALAALALTACGGGSGSAGADDGKPGKGEKAAMAISVNLTGGEVKAGQPVTVTVADGRLARVKVTDGKGGELAGRIAADGRTWTSERNASPGSEYRVEAQNAESQSAEARFKTSAADKVNKVTINPGRVTPVVGVAQPVSIVFDNPVKNKAEVEKHLKVTTSNNTEGSWGWFKDYSGNDRVDWRPKEFWKSGTDVKVEMNLNGVDSGAGGGLFAKDYSTEFKIGKDRRIKVDLDTRKLAVTEGGQVVKTIPISAGTPGGQKASWSGTMVVMAKEGTIRMDSQTVGLGDSYDKMVDYSMRLTWSGMYAHAAPWNSANFGRANASSGCVGMSDANAAAFYEQAQVGDPFEVVGSGSKGRADIGNGYGEWNLSWDEWKAKSALNGAPQGG encoded by the coding sequence TTGAGCCGCACACGCCGTATCGACCTGTCGCGCCGTCACCTCACGCGGGCGCGCGGTCGAACCGCCGCTCTGGCCGGCGCCGCCGCGCTGGCGGCCCTCGCACTGACCGCCTGCGGGGGCGGTTCCGGTTCCGCCGGGGCCGATGACGGCAAGCCGGGGAAGGGCGAGAAGGCCGCCATGGCGATCTCGGTCAACCTGACGGGCGGCGAGGTGAAGGCAGGTCAACCGGTCACGGTGACCGTCGCGGACGGCAGGCTCGCCCGGGTGAAGGTGACGGACGGCAAGGGCGGTGAACTGGCCGGCCGGATAGCCGCCGACGGCCGGACCTGGACGTCGGAGCGCAACGCGTCGCCGGGGTCCGAGTACCGGGTCGAGGCGCAGAACGCGGAGAGCCAGAGCGCGGAAGCCCGTTTCAAGACGTCCGCGGCCGACAAGGTGAACAAGGTCACGATCAATCCGGGCAGGGTCACCCCGGTCGTGGGTGTGGCGCAGCCCGTCTCGATCGTGTTCGACAACCCGGTGAAGAACAAGGCCGAGGTGGAGAAGCACCTGAAGGTCACCACGTCGAACAACACCGAGGGTTCCTGGGGTTGGTTCAAGGACTATTCCGGCAATGACCGGGTGGACTGGCGCCCGAAGGAGTTCTGGAAGTCCGGCACCGACGTGAAGGTCGAGATGAACCTGAACGGCGTCGACTCCGGAGCGGGCGGCGGACTGTTCGCCAAGGACTACTCCACCGAGTTCAAGATCGGAAAGGACCGTCGGATCAAGGTGGATCTCGACACCCGGAAGCTGGCGGTCACCGAGGGCGGCCAGGTCGTGAAGACCATTCCGATCTCGGCCGGCACCCCGGGCGGCCAGAAGGCCTCCTGGTCCGGGACCATGGTGGTGATGGCGAAGGAGGGCACCATCCGGATGGATTCCCAGACGGTGGGCCTGGGCGACTCCTACGACAAGATGGTCGACTACTCGATGCGGTTGACCTGGTCGGGCATGTACGCGCACGCCGCCCCGTGGAACAGCGCCAACTTCGGCAGGGCCAACGCCAGTTCCGGCTGCGTGGGCATGAGCGACGCCAACGCGGCGGCGTTCTACGAGCAGGCGCAGGTCGGGGATCCCTTCGAGGTCGTCGGCAGCGGTTCCAAGGGGCGTGCGGACATCGGCAACGGGTACGGCGAGTGGAACCTGTCCTGGGACGAGTGGAAGGCCAAGAGCGCGCTGAACGGCGCGCCGCAGGGCGGCTGA